TACGGATGCCCCGATGTGTCAACACCTCAAAACCAACCTTTTGATCATCCCAGTAATCCAGCGTCCTGAACGGCGAAATTTCACCCAATGTGATTGCATCATCAAGAATTTGTCTATACAGATTCTGTGGTTCGTGGGTCCCTTTTGGAGATTTCAGGCTGTGCTAGGCTGAGACATGCGTTTGAGAATCCTGTTTTTTGCGCGTCTGAAAAGAGAAATGGGCGTTGATGAACTCAGCTTTTCTGCCCCTGCAGATTCCACGGTCAGGGCACTGGCAGATCTTTTGCAGGAGCGGTACAGCATTGATTTAAAGGGCTGCATGGCTGCTGTGAACGAGAACTATGTGAAGCCCGAGCATGTGCTCAGAGAGGGCGACGAGGTGGCTTTTCTGCCTCCTGTGGCAGGAGGGGCCTATGATCCCAATGACTTTGAAGAGTGCATTGTGACCTCTCGCCCCCTCAAACTGACGGAAGCTTTCGAATACCTGGCCCGGCCAGAATGGGGCGGACAGGCGTTCTTTACAGGGACAGTGCGTTCACCCAACAAGGGGGTGGAGATTGCATATCTGGAATATGAAGCCTTTGCGCCCATGGCCATCAGGGTGATGCGCCAGTGCATTCAGGAAGCAAAAGAACAGTTTCAGCTGGGTGGCGTATATATAGCGCACCGAACAGGGCGGGTGCATCCCGGCGAACTGAGCATCATTGTGGGCGTGGGAAGTGCCCACCGCAGAGCAGCCCTGGAAGCCTGTGACTTTCTGATTGAACAGCTGAAAGTCCGTTTGCCGGTCTGGAAACTGGAACGGTCCACCTCGGGTGAAGAGTGGGTGGAGGGGTCCACCAGCGTGGAGACCCTCTAGGGCTCCTTGCTTGCTGTGGTGTAAAGGCGGTCTGCCACCAGAAACATCACGGTCACCAGAGCCATCACCAGAGCGATCACACCCCAGGTGGGATGGGATTGAATCTGGATGCCATTGAAAACAGAGTGCAAAACAATGCCGATGCCCAGTCCCAGGGGCACGGCATATTTGTTGTGGTTGCGCATGCGCTGGTATCCCAGGGCAAAACCCCACGGTGCAGTGAAGAGCACATGGCTGCTCATGGTGATGAGGCCCCGGACCAGCAGAACTTCCATTCCAAAGGAAACCCCATAGAAGATGTTCTCCATCAAGGCGAAACCCAGGGCTGCGGTCATGCTGTAGATCAGGCCATCGATGAATTCATCAAAGTCGCGCTCCTTGACCACCGTGCGGGTGGCAAAGTATTTGAGCAGTTCCTCGACCACTGCAATAAAGATGTAGAGGGCCATGCCTGTCAGGGCCGTTTGCATGCTGAGTTCAAATAGGGCTGCAGGCAGGTAGGCAAAAGCACCATAAAGAAAAGTGCGAATCAACAGACGCACCGGTTCAGGTTTGGGGTCACGCCTCCAGAAGAACCAGAACCAGAAGAAGGTGGGCAACAAGACCCCCAGGACAAACCACAGGATCTGCAGCACACTGACCGACACACCAGCCCACATGGTGATCAGCATAACAAAGACAGCGAAAGCTTGCGGCTTTCGCTGTCTGGGGTGTTGCAGAGAATTGTGCTCAGTGGCGTTTTCTGGGGTCGAAAGCATCACGCAGACCGTCACCCACAAACTGCCAGGCCGTGATGGCCAGCAGAATGAACACACCAGGGATCAGGGTCCAGGGGCGGCCCGTGATGGATTCGAATCCACCATCCTGTGCCAGCTTCAGCAGGCTTCCCCAGGAGGAGTAAGGTTCCACCACACCGATCCCCAGGAAGCTCAGACCGGACTCTTCCAGAATGAAGCCAGGGATCAGCAGGGAGATGATCACGATGGTGTAGCTCAGGGTGTCAGGCAGCATGTGGCGTCCGATGATGCGGGTGCTGCCCGCGCCCAGACTGACTGCAGCCTGCACGTAATCCAGTTCGCGGGTGCGGAAAAGCTGGCTGCGCACGGCACGGGCAATGCTGCCCCAGCCCACAAAAGCCAGAATGGCCACGATCACGTAAAGGATGAACAGGGGGTCCATCTCGATGGGAAAGAGGGCACGCAGGGTGAACAGCAAAAAGAGGGTGGGAATCGCTGCCAGCACCTCGACAAAACGCATGATCACCGTGTCCACCCAGCCACCAAAGTAACCGGCGATGCCACCCATGATCAGGCCCAGCAGCACAGAGAAGATGGTCGCCAGAATGCCGATGGTCAGGCTGATGACTGAGCCGTACATGATGCGGCTGAACTGGTCGCGTCCCAGGTTGTCCGAGCCCCACAGGTAAATCTTCTGATCGCCTGTCACTCCGAAAAGGTGGAGGTCACTCTTGAACAGGCCCAAAATTTTGTAGGTGGCGTCAGGGCGACGCACAAAAAAGAGAATCTCGTTTTTCTGGGTCTTGTCTTCGGTGTACTCTTCCCGGAAGGTTTCCAGGTTGGTTTCCCGTTTCAGGCTGTAAACGAAGGGGCGGGTCAGTTTCCCATTCTCATCGACAATGTGGATCTTGGCGGGTGGAACCCAGGTCACACGGTTCGCACCAGAATCATAGTCGTCTGGACGGTAGGGGGCCAGGAAGCCTGCCAGCAGGGCCATCAGGTACAGCACACCCAGAATCCACATGCCTGCCCGGGCCATGGGGTGCTTGAGAAACTGCTTCCAGGCAATTTGCCACAGGCTGAGGGAGGTCTCCTGAGCCTTTTTTTGTTTTTCGGTGTTCCGCATCACTTGACTCATAGTCTACCTCAGTTGTACCGGATGCGCGGGTCCACGGCGGCCAGCAGGATGTCTGAGAGCATGTTGCCCACGATGTACAGGATGGTGGTGAGGGCTGTGGTGGACATCAGGACGTACAGGTCCTGGGTCTGCACTGCTTCGAGCAGCAGCGGGGTGAGACCGGGCCACGCGAACACCACTTCCACAAAGCCTGCACCACTGAGGAAAGCAGGGAGCAGACCACCAAGACCAGCCACGATGGGCAGGATGGCGTTGCGGAAAGCATGCTTGTACATGATCTTCTGGTAAGCCAGACCTTTGGCGCGGGCAGTCCGCATGTAATCCTGACCGAGCACTTCCATCAGCTGGGCACGCAGCACGCGGCTTTCACTGGAGATGGAACGCAGGGCCAGAATGATGCTGGGCACCAGGGAGTGGATGAACACATCCCAGGCATAACGCGCCGGAGTGGGGTCCACCAGGTTGGAACTGGACTTTCCGCTGATGGGCATGTCCCAGCCGAAGTTCTGCTGGGTGATCAGCAGCACGTAGATGGCCAGCAGGGAAAAGAAGAAGGAGGGAATCCCGAGGCCAAAGTAGGAGAAGATGGAGAAGAAACGGTCCAGGAAGCTGTAAGGACGGGTGGCACTGTAGATGGCCACAGGAATGGCAATGGCATAGCTGAGGAGCAGACTGAAGATCACCAGGATCATGCTGTTCCACATGCGGGGGGCCACCAGGTCCCACACAGGACGGCTGGAGTGGCTGAAGGAAATGCCAAAATCCCCTCTGAGGAAGTTGGTGAACCAGAGCCAGAACTGCTCGAGGTAGCTCTTGTCGAGACCAAACTTCGCTTTGAGGGCTTCAAGGGCCTGCGGGGTGACAGATGGATTTTCCCGGAACTGGGTCAGGAAGTCGCCGGGTGCAGCCTGGATGATGACGTACACAAAGACGGTGGCGAGCACGAAAGTGGGGATCAGTTGCAAGAAGCGCCTGATCAGAAATTGCAGCATCGGTGGTTGCTCTCCTTTCAAAACCACTGCGCGAGGCCAAAACCCCTCGCGCAGTGGTGGATTGAGTGACGTGGGTTTTTACTTGCTCAGCCAGGTTTGAACGATGTTGCGCACACCGTAGTAAGTGCTGGCCCACAGCGGAGTAGCAATCTTCTTGGGGAACTCGCCCTGAACGCGGCTGTCCCAGGCGTAGTGTGCACCGACGCTCACCAGGTAGATGTTGCCCAGGTTTTCAGCCTGCAGCTGCTGGATCTTGAAGGCGATGGCCTTGCGCTTGGCGGTGTCGAACTCCTTGCGGCTCTGGAGGTACAGGTTGTACATCTGGGATTCCCAGGGAGCAACACACTTCTTGGAAGAGTTGTAGTTGTTCAGGTCGCCACCGCACTGCAGCATGGAAGCCACACCAACGGGGTTGATGAAGCCACCGCCACCGATGCCGCTGATGGCAGCATCAAATTTGCGGTCCAGTTTGGCAGCATCAGACTCTGGTCCAACAGTGTCCAGCAGCTGGTTGAAGGGGATGAAGTTGGTCTTGATGTCCACACCCACCTTCTTGGCTTCGTCGGCGAAGACGCGAGCAATCTGCTGGCGGCGGATGTTTTCAGAGTTGGTGATCAGGGTGAAGGAGAGCTTGCGGCCCTTGCTGTCAGCGAGGATGCCATCTTTGCCCTTCTTGAAGCCCATCTGGGTCAGCAGTTTGACTGCGCCAGCGGGGTTGTACTTGTACTTGTCAACGTTGGGGGCAACCCACTCGGAGTACAGGGGGTACACGCTGGTCCAGGCAGCGAAGCCGAATCCACCGAGCACCTGGTCGATGATGGCTTCTTTGTTGATCAGCATGCTCATGGCCTGACGGAAGCGCTTGTCACGGAACCAGGTCTGCTTCACAGGATCGCTGGACTTGTTCATGTTGAAGTACAGCATGTCGGAGGAAGCAGCAGGGCCGGTGTTGGCCATGATTTCAACGTCCAGTTTGCCTGCCTTCTTGGCAT
This genomic interval from Deinococcus cellulosilyticus NBRC 106333 = KACC 11606 contains the following:
- the moaD gene encoding molybdopterin converting factor subunit 1, whose translation is MRLRILFFARLKREMGVDELSFSAPADSTVRALADLLQERYSIDLKGCMAAVNENYVKPEHVLREGDEVAFLPPVAGGAYDPNDFEECIVTSRPLKLTEAFEYLARPEWGGQAFFTGTVRSPNKGVEIAYLEYEAFAPMAIRVMRQCIQEAKEQFQLGGVYIAHRTGRVHPGELSIIVGVGSAHRRAALEACDFLIEQLKVRLPVWKLERSTSGEEWVEGSTSVETL
- a CDS encoding PrsW family intramembrane metalloprotease, with protein sequence MWAGVSVSVLQILWFVLGVLLPTFFWFWFFWRRDPKPEPVRLLIRTFLYGAFAYLPAALFELSMQTALTGMALYIFIAVVEELLKYFATRTVVKERDFDEFIDGLIYSMTAALGFALMENIFYGVSFGMEVLLVRGLITMSSHVLFTAPWGFALGYQRMRNHNKYAVPLGLGIGIVLHSVFNGIQIQSHPTWGVIALVMALVTVMFLVADRLYTTASKEP
- a CDS encoding ABC transporter permease: MSQVMRNTEKQKKAQETSLSLWQIAWKQFLKHPMARAGMWILGVLYLMALLAGFLAPYRPDDYDSGANRVTWVPPAKIHIVDENGKLTRPFVYSLKRETNLETFREEYTEDKTQKNEILFFVRRPDATYKILGLFKSDLHLFGVTGDQKIYLWGSDNLGRDQFSRIMYGSVISLTIGILATIFSVLLGLIMGGIAGYFGGWVDTVIMRFVEVLAAIPTLFLLFTLRALFPIEMDPLFILYVIVAILAFVGWGSIARAVRSQLFRTRELDYVQAAVSLGAGSTRIIGRHMLPDTLSYTIVIISLLIPGFILEESGLSFLGIGVVEPYSSWGSLLKLAQDGGFESITGRPWTLIPGVFILLAITAWQFVGDGLRDAFDPRKRH
- a CDS encoding ABC transporter permease — protein: MLQFLIRRFLQLIPTFVLATVFVYVIIQAAPGDFLTQFRENPSVTPQALEALKAKFGLDKSYLEQFWLWFTNFLRGDFGISFSHSSRPVWDLVAPRMWNSMILVIFSLLLSYAIAIPVAIYSATRPYSFLDRFFSIFSYFGLGIPSFFFSLLAIYVLLITQQNFGWDMPISGKSSSNLVDPTPARYAWDVFIHSLVPSIILALRSISSESRVLRAQLMEVLGQDYMRTARAKGLAYQKIMYKHAFRNAILPIVAGLGGLLPAFLSGAGFVEVVFAWPGLTPLLLEAVQTQDLYVLMSTTALTTILYIVGNMLSDILLAAVDPRIRYN
- a CDS encoding ABC transporter substrate-binding protein, with translation MSTSLAAPVVWPADQTVSKPSDVKTGGTLRLTQLKDFDTFNPFTFDGRPAVPEIHDITSALIGPNPYTYEYEPYMADKMTISKDGRTFTFTLRPELEWSDGKPIVADDFLNTFTIHADEKVGSRLYSYFYDGDKKVTWKKLGERSFSITFPSKAVQNLETISYFSPQPSHVFWPVYKSKGAEGVKAMWDLKTDPKDIVVSGPFKLERYVLGERVTFAKNPAFGKWNKDTAGRALPYIDRIQYNIVPDQNADLAQFLAGNTDLFVPVNRDQLSQLADAKKAGKLDVEIMANTGPAASSDMLYFNMNKSSDPVKQTWFRDKRFRQAMSMLINKEAIIDQVLGGFGFAAWTSVYPLYSEWVAPNVDKYKYNPAGAVKLLTQMGFKKGKDGILADSKGRKLSFTLITNSENIRRQQIARVFADEAKKVGVDIKTNFIPFNQLLDTVGPESDAAKLDRKFDAAISGIGGGGFINPVGVASMLQCGGDLNNYNSSKKCVAPWESQMYNLYLQSRKEFDTAKRKAIAFKIQQLQAENLGNIYLVSVGAHYAWDSRVQGEFPKKIATPLWASTYYGVRNIVQTWLSK